The Rhodospirillales bacterium RIFCSPLOWO2_02_FULL_58_16 genome contains the following window.
GCCGGACAATTACATCAAGGCCAATCCGATGGTGACGCCTACCCATATTGTGCCTGAATGGTATTTGCTGCCGTTCTACGCGATCCTGCGGGCGATCACCTTTGACATCTTCTTTATACCGGCCAAGCTGATCGGCGTGATCGCCATGTTCGCGTCGATCCTGATTCTGATGTTCCTGCCGTGGCTGGACACTTCCAAGGTGCGCAGCGCCAGATTCCGGCCCGTTTACAAGCAGTTCTACTGGATATTCTTTTTAGATTGCCTCGTGCTCGGTTACATAGGCGGCAACCCTCCGGAAGAACCTCTTGTCACCATCGGCCAGATCGCCACGGCGTACTATTTCGCCCACTTCCTTGTCGTCATGCCGCTGCTCGGCAAGTTCGAGAAAACCAAACCATTGCCCGAGAGCATCAGCGCGTCTGTCCTCAAGGGTCACACAGCACACCGGGAGGCACTATGATGCGTAGGATCATTATTTGCGCCGTCGCGGCGCTGACCTTGAATGCCGGCACGGTTCTGGCTTCCGGGGGAGGAAAGCATCCGCCCGATATTAAATGGTCGTTCGAGGGCATCTTCGGGAAATTCGACGCCGCGTCGCGCAAGCGGGGATTTCAGGTCTATTCGGGGGTGTGCGCCGGGTGCCATGCGTTGAGTATGGTTACCTACCGCAACCTGATGGACATCGGCTTCACCGAGGACGAGGTCAAAGCCATATCCGCCGAGTTTGAAGTCACGGACGGCCCCAACGACGCGGGCGAGATGTACACCCGCCCGGCCCTGCCGTCGGATCGCTTCGTGTCGCCGTTCGCCAATGAAAAGGCGGCGCGCTCGGCAAACGGCGGCGCTTATCCGCCGGACCTGTCCTTGATTATCAAGGCTCGCCCGAACGGCGCCGACTACCTTCACGCCCTGCTCACCGGCTACCATGAGGCGCCGCCGGAAGGCGTTACGTTGAACGAGGGAATGAACTACAACGACTATTTCCCCGGCAACC
Protein-coding sequences here:
- a CDS encoding cytochrome C, whose protein sequence is MMRRIIICAVAALTLNAGTVLASGGGKHPPDIKWSFEGIFGKFDAASRKRGFQVYSGVCAGCHALSMVTYRNLMDIGFTEDEVKAISAEFEVTDGPNDAGEMYTRPALPSDRFVSPFANEKAARSANGGAYPPDLSLIIKARPNGADYLHALLTGYHEAPPEGVTLNEGMNYNDYFPGNQIAMPQPLSEGQVEYKDGVEATLDQEARDVVQFLTWAASPELETRKNMGVKVMLFLIVLTAMLYVIKRRVWSDLH